The following coding sequences lie in one Peribacillus frigoritolerans genomic window:
- a CDS encoding DNA internalization-related competence protein ComEC/Rec2, protein MARHLILLAVSASFGVTAHSFINVRLLIIILIFLCLLYFSVGLSVKALSFHLVIMGVFLGSASFTDHRNKTAYHGTESQFIITFTDQPNIDGNSLKGFVASEKGERLVLRYKITTELEQEKLGRFLRIGLSCPAEGTLQIPDKNRNENSFDYQRYLLRQGTHWIFKADSISFQDCKVVGNPILVSIRNLRLKGITYIREHFPEESSGFVTALIFGDQTYIDEGDLTNYQRLGLVHLLAISGLHVSFLTGLLFYFGIRVGITRERMMMAILFFLPVYMLLSGASPSVVRSCLMAMLFFLLLLLKKRISAGIAIGSAYMALLFFRPNMLFDIGFQLSFAVTFSIIMSSSIFLQYPKKTTQLFIVSSICQLASLPILLFHFFEASFLGVFLNVLYVPLYSIVLLPFSLISLFIHILLPSLGQPLISLLNYTFILCNKAADAASDLPLASIPFGKPPFIMMGLLVISLLGLYLTWEVSFEKSKIWCGIIIVLLLLQYNLQRFSPFGEVQIIDVGQGDSILIILPFNRGNYLIDTGGQITFPIDTWAKKRKKFNTADDIIVPLLKSKGIHQLDKLILTHPDADHMGSAKELIENFKVGEIIIGGWSEEQYRDMDFVTVARDKKMKMTVLKRGDHWVAGGAPFAVLSPYEKEENKNDSSIVLFTELGGLSWLLTGDMGEEGESELLRTFPQLQADILKVGHHGSKTSSSTPFLEQLQPKAALISVGKDNGYGHPHRDVIGNLERNGIKVFRTDEDGSIIYKYYKSSGTFRKTLP, encoded by the coding sequence ATGGCTCGACACCTTATCTTATTAGCCGTTTCGGCCTCATTTGGTGTTACGGCCCATTCTTTTATAAATGTAAGGCTGCTGATCATCATCCTTATTTTTCTCTGTTTACTTTACTTTTCGGTGGGATTAAGTGTGAAGGCCCTTAGTTTTCATTTGGTGATCATGGGGGTGTTTTTAGGGTCCGCCTCCTTCACCGATCACCGCAACAAAACTGCCTATCATGGAACGGAAAGCCAATTTATCATTACATTTACCGATCAACCGAATATAGATGGAAATTCTTTAAAAGGATTCGTTGCCAGTGAGAAAGGCGAACGGTTAGTGCTGCGTTATAAAATCACCACAGAACTGGAACAGGAAAAGCTGGGTCGGTTTCTGCGAATCGGTTTATCATGTCCGGCCGAAGGGACATTGCAAATTCCCGACAAAAACAGAAATGAAAACAGTTTCGATTATCAGCGTTATCTTTTGCGTCAAGGCACCCATTGGATTTTCAAAGCGGATTCAATTTCATTTCAAGATTGTAAAGTGGTTGGAAACCCGATTCTTGTTTCGATTCGTAATTTGCGCCTGAAGGGGATTACGTATATTAGAGAACACTTTCCGGAAGAATCCAGCGGTTTTGTCACAGCCCTCATATTCGGCGACCAGACATATATAGATGAAGGCGACCTTACTAATTATCAGCGGCTCGGACTGGTTCATTTACTGGCTATTTCCGGTCTTCATGTCAGTTTTTTAACGGGGCTGTTATTTTACTTCGGCATCAGGGTCGGGATTACACGGGAAAGAATGATGATGGCCATCTTATTCTTCCTTCCGGTTTACATGTTACTTTCAGGTGCCAGTCCATCAGTGGTGAGATCCTGTTTAATGGCTATGCTTTTCTTTCTACTGCTGCTTCTCAAGAAGCGAATCTCGGCGGGTATCGCAATCGGATCGGCTTATATGGCACTTTTGTTTTTTCGGCCTAATATGCTCTTTGATATAGGTTTTCAGCTTTCATTCGCGGTCACTTTCTCCATTATCATGTCTTCAAGCATTTTCTTGCAATACCCGAAGAAAACAACGCAGCTATTCATCGTCAGCTCCATCTGCCAATTGGCATCCCTTCCGATTCTGCTTTTTCACTTTTTTGAAGCATCCTTTCTTGGGGTGTTTCTGAACGTATTGTATGTTCCGCTTTATTCCATCGTATTGCTGCCATTTTCACTGATTTCCCTCTTCATTCATATATTACTGCCTTCCTTGGGGCAACCCCTCATCTCATTATTGAATTATACCTTCATACTCTGCAATAAAGCTGCGGATGCTGCATCGGATTTGCCGCTGGCCTCCATTCCGTTTGGAAAACCGCCTTTCATCATGATGGGATTACTTGTTATTTCGCTTTTAGGGTTATACCTGACATGGGAAGTATCCTTTGAAAAAAGTAAAATCTGGTGCGGAATAATAATTGTCCTTTTACTTTTGCAATATAACTTACAAAGGTTCTCGCCTTTTGGTGAAGTGCAGATCATCGACGTTGGGCAAGGTGACTCCATTTTAATTATCCTGCCTTTCAATCGCGGTAACTATTTGATTGATACGGGTGGACAAATTACATTTCCAATCGACACGTGGGCAAAAAAGCGAAAGAAGTTCAACACCGCGGATGATATCATTGTTCCATTATTGAAAAGTAAGGGAATCCACCAATTGGACAAACTGATTTTAACCCATCCGGACGCAGATCATATGGGAAGTGCAAAAGAATTAATAGAAAATTTTAAAGTTGGGGAGATCATCATTGGAGGCTGGAGTGAAGAGCAATACAGGGATATGGATTTTGTGACTGTGGCAAGAGATAAAAAAATGAAAATGACTGTCCTGAAAAGGGGGGACCATTGGGTGGCGGGCGGAGCGCCGTTTGCTGTGCTAAGTCCATATGAGAAAGAAGAAAATAAGAATGATTCATCCATAGTTCTATTCACGGAGCTTGGGGGATTGTCATGGTTATTGACCGGCGATATGGGAGAAGAAGGGGAAAGTGAACTTTTGAGAACATTTCCGCAGTTGCAGGCGGATATCTTGAAGGTCGGTCACCATGGCAGCAAAACTTCTTCTTCCACGCCCTTCCTTGAACAGCTGCAGCCGAAAGCGGCGCTTATTTCAGTTGGAAAAGATAATGGCTACGGTCACCCTCATCGAGACGTAATTGGGAATCTGGAGAGAAATGGCATAAAGGTGTTCAGGACGGACGAGGATGGTTCTATTATTTACAAGTATTACAAAAGCAGTGGAACCTTTCGGAAGACTCTCCCATAG
- a CDS encoding ComE operon protein 2: MNRISWDQYFMAQSHLLALRSTCTRLTVGATIVRDNRIIAGGYNGSIAGGTHCIDDGCYVIDNHCVRTIHAEMNALLQCAKFGVPTDGAEIYVTHFPCLQCCKSLIQAGIKAVYYAEDYKNHPYALELFKQAGVKTEKVEAKGAIDVNGKQKKDFVFSLLAQLERTGLGKEAVLELEKQANQIFEN, translated from the coding sequence ATGAACAGAATTAGTTGGGATCAATATTTCATGGCGCAAAGCCATTTATTAGCCTTAAGAAGCACATGTACTCGCCTCACTGTAGGGGCGACCATCGTCAGGGACAACAGAATCATTGCGGGGGGATATAATGGGTCCATTGCGGGTGGGACGCATTGTATTGATGACGGCTGTTATGTAATTGATAATCATTGTGTCAGAACGATACATGCAGAAATGAATGCACTTTTACAATGTGCGAAATTTGGGGTGCCTACTGATGGGGCGGAAATATATGTGACGCATTTTCCGTGTCTTCAGTGCTGTAAATCACTCATCCAAGCTGGTATCAAGGCTGTTTATTATGCGGAAGATTACAAAAATCATCCATATGCCCTGGAATTATTTAAACAGGCTGGCGTCAAGACCGAGAAGGTTGAAGCAAAAGGGGCCATCGATGTTAATGGAAAACAAAAAAAGGACTTTGTATTCTCATTGTTAGCTCAACTTGAACGAACAGGCCTGGGAAAAGAAGCTGTATTGGAGCTGGAAAAGCAGGCCAATCAGATTTTTGAAAATTAA
- a CDS encoding helix-hairpin-helix domain-containing protein — MDEILKRKMPKITVAVAFVAAGIYFFLQQGEDPADTEDIFSISEKEAEIEQSENETAAEPVIIKVDVKGAVKSPGIFTAQAGDRVIDLISAAGSFTDKADKNKVNFAQIVEDQMVIYVPEIGEEVTGSLENIPVGSYGDAATMGASGGLVNLNTATQEDLETLTGIGPSKANAILEYRETVGKFKEVDELKKVTGIGDKTFERLRDSISVK, encoded by the coding sequence ATGGATGAAATTTTAAAAAGGAAAATGCCGAAGATTACCGTTGCGGTGGCATTTGTTGCAGCTGGTATTTACTTTTTTTTGCAACAAGGGGAGGATCCGGCGGATACGGAAGATATATTTTCCATTTCTGAAAAAGAAGCTGAAATCGAACAAAGTGAAAATGAAACAGCTGCCGAACCTGTCATCATTAAAGTGGACGTTAAAGGAGCGGTCAAGTCCCCTGGGATTTTTACTGCACAGGCAGGTGACCGGGTGATTGATTTAATTTCGGCTGCAGGCAGTTTTACGGACAAGGCCGATAAAAATAAAGTGAATTTTGCCCAAATCGTCGAAGACCAAATGGTCATTTATGTTCCGGAAATAGGTGAAGAAGTCACGGGGAGCTTGGAGAATATACCAGTCGGGTCGTATGGTGATGCCGCCACTATGGGGGCGTCAGGAGGACTGGTGAACTTGAATACAGCTACACAGGAAGATTTGGAAACCTTGACGGGGATTGGACCATCCAAAGCGAATGCGATCCTGGAATACAGGGAAACGGTAGGGAAATTCAAGGAGGTCGATGAATTGAAGAAGGTAACGGGAATCGGCGATAAAACGTTTGAAAGGTTACGGGATTCCATTTCGGTGAAATGA
- the comER gene encoding late competence protein ComER, with product MKKIGVIGTGNMGTILIEAWLEAKILNPADLVITNRTLSKALVLKEKHPGIKVAESAAETVQQADFIFLCVKPLQINSLLQGIKHHIKRDQLVISITSPLSVSQLESAVNAPCARFIPSITNRVGSGVSLLSFSKSCSKEKVSALYDLASAISAPVIIENDITRVASDIVSCGPAFFSYLAQAFIDAACQTTKIDKETATTLTENMLVGLGELLGKGVYTLPTLQEKVCVKGGITGEGIKVLEAETGEMFHHLFQATHEKFAEDLYEVEKQFGHPY from the coding sequence TTGAAGAAAATCGGTGTTATCGGAACCGGAAATATGGGTACCATTTTAATCGAGGCATGGCTGGAGGCAAAAATATTGAATCCGGCAGATCTAGTCATTACAAATCGCACACTTTCCAAAGCATTGGTGCTGAAAGAAAAACACCCTGGCATCAAGGTTGCGGAAAGCGCAGCCGAAACCGTCCAACAAGCCGACTTTATCTTTCTATGTGTAAAACCATTACAAATTAACAGCCTATTACAAGGCATCAAACATCATATAAAAAGGGATCAGCTGGTCATTTCCATCACAAGCCCGCTTTCAGTCTCCCAGCTTGAATCGGCAGTGAATGCCCCCTGTGCCCGTTTTATACCGAGCATAACGAACCGTGTCGGTTCAGGGGTATCGTTACTGAGTTTCAGCAAGAGCTGCAGTAAAGAGAAAGTGTCAGCTTTATATGATTTGGCCTCCGCCATATCGGCACCGGTCATCATTGAAAATGATATAACCCGGGTAGCTTCCGATATCGTCAGCTGCGGTCCTGCCTTCTTCAGCTATTTAGCACAAGCTTTTATTGACGCGGCCTGCCAAACGACGAAGATAGATAAAGAAACGGCTACGACTTTGACTGAGAATATGCTGGTTGGCTTAGGGGAACTGCTTGGTAAAGGGGTTTATACATTGCCGACCTTGCAGGAAAAGGTTTGTGTAAAGGGTGGAATAACGGGTGAGGGGATCAAGGTTTTAGAAGCTGAAACAGGGGAAATGTTCCATCATCTTTTTCAAGCGACACACGAAAAGTTTGCAGAGGACCTATACGAAGTTGAAAAGCAGTTCGGCCATCCTTATTAA